One Arthrobacter sp. StoSoilB20 DNA segment encodes these proteins:
- a CDS encoding DUF5058 family protein: MHRLLAQQAALQVPTESTDIMSVANNPVLWICVAGVFGVIIIQSVIFMKAAKRAAPSVEMRPQDIKTSFRSGAVSAIGPSLAVSLVAIALLGLFGAPAVLSRIGLIGSAAYDVSAAGIAAGSMGAKLGDASYTQSVFAVAFFAMSIGGAMWMLATLILTPLLRKGDAKIRSVNPAAMAIVPAAALIGAFSCLGFTELPKSGVHVLSFMVSAAVMGLCLLLARKLGKSWLREWGLGFSIVIGLGAAYLAVGA; encoded by the coding sequence CCCACCGAATCAACCGACATCATGTCCGTCGCCAACAATCCCGTCCTGTGGATCTGCGTCGCCGGCGTCTTCGGCGTCATCATCATCCAGTCCGTCATCTTCATGAAGGCGGCCAAGCGCGCGGCACCATCCGTGGAGATGAGACCGCAGGACATCAAGACCTCGTTCCGTTCCGGTGCGGTCTCCGCAATCGGACCTTCCTTGGCGGTGTCGCTCGTAGCCATTGCCCTGCTGGGCCTCTTTGGTGCTCCCGCAGTGCTCTCCAGGATCGGCCTCATCGGTTCAGCAGCCTATGACGTATCGGCCGCCGGCATTGCCGCAGGCTCCATGGGGGCCAAGCTCGGCGATGCCAGCTATACACAAAGCGTCTTCGCCGTGGCCTTCTTTGCCATGAGCATTGGCGGTGCCATGTGGATGCTCGCCACCCTGATCCTGACCCCACTGCTCCGCAAAGGAGACGCCAAGATCCGCTCGGTAAATCCTGCGGCCATGGCCATTGTTCCGGCCGCTGCCCTGATTGGAGCTTTCTCTTGCCTGGGCTTCACCGAGCTCCCCAAATCCGGTGTCCATGTGTTGTCGTTCATGGTCTCGGCCGCGGTGATGGGCCTGTGCCTGCTGCTGGCCAGGAAACTCGGCAAGAGCTGGCTGCGCGAGTGGGGGCTCGGATTCTCCATCGTCATCGGGCTGGGAGCCGCCTACCTCGCCGTCGGCGCGTGA